Proteins from one Gemmatimonadales bacterium genomic window:
- a CDS encoding aldehyde dehydrogenase family protein: MTTVREAFDSMAWGTAPESPALANEWLDGHDRRFGQYINGVWTAPADLFTVINPATGKDLAQVTEGSSADVDAAVAAARAALPGWQALGGAGRARWMYAIARAMQRNSRLFAVVESLDNGKPIRESRDIDIPLVARHFYHHAGWAQLLDREFPGMEAVGVVGQVIPWNFPLLMLAWKIAPAIAAGNTVVLKPAEYTPLTALCFADLLDEIGFPAGVVNIITGDGKTGAALVGHADVDKVAFTGSTDVGRAIRAQTAGSGKKLTLELGGKSPFIVFDDADLDSVVEGVVDAIWFNQGQVCCAGSRILASESVADALTAKLRARMETLRAGSPLDKSVDIGAIVAPVQLERIDALVKQGVEEGAKCWQPSWSVPKEGLFYPPTLFTNVSPAATVAQIEIFGPVVVLMTFRTPDEAVEIANNTRYGLAASVWSDNLNTALDVAPRLKAGTVWVNCTNMFDAASGFGGYRESGYGREGGREGMYEYLRMAHKDRAERISTVIPTPGDAKGRDRPATERSLAALGMTEIDRTPKLYIGGKQVRPDSGYSLPVHDTSGKVIAEVGRGNRKDVRNAVEAAHAASGWSRATAHLRAQVLYYIGENLAARRDEFAARTKAMTGIAGAKIVDLAVRRCFSYAAWADKYDGAVHHTPMRNVTLAMPEPIGVIGIVAPDEGPLLALLSMILPAIAMGNRVVVVPSETGPLLATDLYQVFDTSDLPGGVVNIVTGLRKELLTPLAGHDDVDAIWVFGTRADATEAEKLSAGNMKRTWTEWTVREWRDPEEGEGPEFLRQATQVKNIWVPYGA, encoded by the coding sequence ATGACGACAGTGCGCGAAGCATTCGACTCGATGGCGTGGGGGACGGCACCGGAATCGCCGGCGCTCGCCAACGAGTGGCTCGACGGGCACGACCGCCGTTTCGGGCAATACATCAACGGCGTGTGGACTGCTCCCGCCGATCTCTTCACCGTGATCAATCCGGCGACGGGGAAGGATCTCGCCCAGGTCACAGAGGGAAGCAGCGCCGACGTCGATGCCGCAGTCGCCGCCGCGCGTGCGGCGCTCCCCGGATGGCAGGCCCTCGGCGGCGCGGGCCGTGCTCGCTGGATGTATGCCATCGCGCGGGCGATGCAGCGGAATTCGCGACTCTTTGCGGTGGTCGAATCGCTCGACAACGGCAAGCCGATTCGCGAATCGCGCGACATCGACATCCCGCTCGTCGCCCGCCACTTCTATCACCACGCGGGATGGGCGCAGCTCCTCGATCGTGAATTCCCGGGGATGGAAGCGGTCGGCGTGGTGGGGCAGGTCATTCCGTGGAACTTCCCGCTGCTGATGCTGGCGTGGAAAATCGCGCCGGCTATAGCAGCAGGGAATACAGTGGTCCTCAAGCCCGCGGAATACACGCCGCTCACCGCGCTCTGCTTCGCGGACCTGCTCGACGAAATCGGGTTTCCTGCGGGCGTCGTCAACATCATCACCGGCGACGGGAAGACCGGTGCCGCGCTGGTGGGACATGCCGATGTCGACAAGGTGGCGTTCACCGGGTCGACCGATGTGGGGCGCGCGATCCGGGCGCAGACGGCTGGGAGCGGCAAGAAGCTCACACTCGAACTCGGCGGGAAATCGCCGTTCATCGTCTTCGACGACGCCGATCTCGATTCGGTGGTCGAGGGTGTGGTCGACGCGATCTGGTTCAACCAGGGGCAGGTCTGCTGCGCCGGTTCACGGATCCTGGCGAGCGAGAGTGTGGCGGACGCACTGACGGCGAAATTGCGCGCGCGGATGGAGACGCTGCGCGCCGGTTCGCCGCTCGACAAGTCGGTCGACATCGGCGCGATCGTGGCACCAGTGCAGCTGGAGCGGATCGATGCGCTGGTGAAGCAGGGCGTTGAGGAGGGCGCCAAGTGCTGGCAGCCGTCGTGGAGCGTGCCGAAGGAGGGATTGTTCTACCCGCCGACGCTCTTCACCAACGTCTCGCCGGCGGCGACGGTGGCGCAGATCGAGATCTTCGGGCCGGTTGTGGTGCTGATGACGTTCCGCACGCCTGATGAAGCGGTGGAGATCGCCAACAACACACGCTACGGGCTCGCCGCGAGTGTCTGGAGTGACAATCTCAACACTGCGCTCGACGTGGCGCCGAGACTCAAGGCGGGGACGGTGTGGGTGAACTGCACCAACATGTTTGATGCCGCGAGCGGGTTTGGTGGGTACCGCGAGAGCGGGTACGGGCGTGAAGGCGGGCGCGAGGGGATGTACGAGTATCTGAGAATGGCGCACAAGGATCGTGCGGAACGTATCAGTACTGTCATCCCGACCCCGGGCGACGCGAAGGGGAGGGATCGGCCCGCGACGGAGCGGTCCCTCGCTGCGCTCGGGATGACAGAAATCGATCGCACGCCGAAGCTCTACATCGGCGGCAAGCAGGTACGCCCCGACTCGGGATATTCGCTGCCGGTGCACGACACCAGTGGGAAAGTGATCGCGGAAGTCGGGCGCGGGAATCGCAAGGACGTCCGGAACGCGGTCGAGGCGGCGCATGCGGCGTCGGGGTGGTCGCGCGCGACGGCGCATCTCCGCGCGCAAGTGCTCTACTACATCGGAGAAAACCTCGCCGCGCGCCGCGACGAATTTGCGGCGCGGACCAAGGCGATGACGGGAATCGCGGGCGCGAAGATCGTCGACCTCGCGGTGCGCCGGTGCTTCTCGTATGCGGCGTGGGCCGACAAGTACGACGGGGCGGTACACCACACGCCAATGCGCAACGTGACGCTGGCGATGCCGGAGCCGATCGGTGTGATCGGGATCGTGGCGCCGGACGAGGGACCGCTGCTGGCGCTGCTGTCGATGATTCTCCCGGCGATTGCGATGGGGAATCGGGTGGTGGTGGTGCCGTCGGAGACGGGGCCGCTGCTGGCGACCGATCTCTATCAGGTATTCGACACGAGCGATCTGCCGGGTGGTGTGGTGAACATTGTCACCGGGCTCCGGAAGGAACTGCTGACGCCGCTGGCCGGGCACGACGATGTCGACGCGATCTGGGTCTTCGGGACGCGCGCCGATGCGACGGAAGCGGAGAAGCTCAGTGCCGGAAACATGAAGCGGACATGGACTGAGTGGACGGTGCGGGAGTGGCGGGATCCGGAGGAGGGAGAGGGGCCGGAGTTCCTGCGGCAGGCGACCCAAGTGAAGAATATCTGGGTGCCGTATGGGGCGTAG
- the deoC gene encoding deoxyribose-phosphate aldolase: MTTVEARTARSPRNTVTYPEPDGAPPVGHLPRNPGMPLDLAWVRDVRVNRSAVERRAATIPTRRSIKTAWQAGWLLRAVTLMDLTTLQGDDTAGRVRRLCAKARHPVRADLLEAMGMSGDDSIHVAAVCVYHAFVETAVQALEGSGIPVAAVSTGFPAGLSPMKTRLAEIEASVADGAEEIDIVITRAHVLTGDWQALYDEIRAFREACGAAHLKAILGTGELSTLRDVGRASMVAMMAGADFIKTSTGKESVNAILPVGIVMARAIRAYRERTGFLVGFKPAGGIRTAKQSLDWLAMMKEELGDRWLRPDLFRFGASSLLTDIERQLEHYVTGRYSAAHRHPMA; encoded by the coding sequence ATGACCACGGTGGAAGCCCGCACGGCGCGCTCGCCGCGCAACACGGTGACCTATCCCGAACCAGACGGCGCGCCACCGGTCGGCCATCTCCCGCGCAATCCGGGGATGCCGCTCGATCTCGCGTGGGTGCGCGATGTCCGGGTCAATCGCAGCGCGGTCGAGCGCCGCGCGGCGACGATTCCGACGCGACGGTCGATCAAGACGGCGTGGCAGGCAGGGTGGCTGTTGCGCGCGGTGACGCTGATGGATCTCACCACGCTGCAGGGCGACGACACAGCGGGGCGGGTGCGCAGGCTGTGCGCGAAGGCGAGACACCCGGTGCGTGCAGATCTGCTCGAGGCGATGGGGATGTCGGGGGATGACAGCATCCACGTCGCGGCGGTCTGCGTCTATCACGCCTTTGTCGAAACGGCGGTGCAGGCACTTGAGGGAAGCGGAATCCCGGTGGCGGCGGTCTCCACCGGATTTCCCGCCGGCCTCTCGCCGATGAAGACACGGCTCGCCGAGATCGAGGCATCGGTGGCTGACGGAGCGGAAGAGATCGACATCGTCATCACCCGCGCGCACGTCCTCACCGGCGACTGGCAGGCGCTCTACGACGAGATCCGCGCCTTCCGCGAAGCGTGCGGTGCCGCGCATCTCAAGGCGATCCTTGGCACCGGTGAGCTTTCGACGTTGCGCGATGTGGGGCGTGCGTCGATGGTGGCGATGATGGCCGGCGCCGACTTCATCAAGACGAGCACCGGGAAGGAGAGCGTCAATGCGATCCTTCCGGTGGGGATCGTGATGGCCCGCGCGATTCGCGCGTACCGCGAGCGGACCGGCTTCCTGGTGGGATTCAAGCCCGCCGGCGGGATCCGCACCGCGAAGCAGTCGCTCGACTGGCTTGCGATGATGAAGGAAGAACTCGGCGATCGCTGGCTGCGGCCCGATCTCTTCCGTTTTGGCGCGAGTTCACTCCTCACCGACATCGAGCGTCAGCTCGAGCACTATGTCACCGGGCGGTACAGTGCGGCGCACCGGCACCCGATGGCATGA